From a region of the Geothrix sp. 21YS21S-2 genome:
- a CDS encoding DUF362 domain-containing protein — MDRRAFLRDSAATLGGLAALDALPLRAAPAPRPDLAVAHGASPERIVRAAVDALGGIRRFIAKGDVVVVKPNIGWDRTPEQAACTNPEVVATLVRLCLEAGAKTVKVFDRTCNDARRCYVQSGIEAAARAAGAEVSHIDERRFREVKIPRGVAIQAWPIYIDVLEADKLINVPIAKHHSLGRLTLSLKNWMGVMGENRGRIHQRLDETLVDIATVVRPCLTVLDAVRILTAHGPVGGNLADVKRLDTVVAGTDQIAVDAYGATLFGLTGADLGYVREGARRGLGVMDLGRLVVKKLEA, encoded by the coding sequence ATGGACCGCCGCGCCTTCCTCAGAGACTCCGCCGCAACCCTGGGCGGCCTGGCCGCCCTGGACGCCCTCCCCCTTCGCGCGGCGCCCGCCCCGAGGCCCGACCTCGCGGTGGCCCACGGCGCCTCCCCGGAGCGCATCGTGCGCGCCGCCGTGGACGCCCTCGGCGGCATCCGGCGCTTCATCGCCAAGGGGGACGTGGTGGTGGTCAAGCCCAACATCGGCTGGGACCGGACCCCGGAACAGGCCGCCTGCACCAACCCCGAGGTGGTCGCCACCCTGGTGCGCCTCTGCCTGGAGGCCGGCGCGAAGACCGTGAAGGTCTTCGACCGCACCTGCAACGACGCCCGGCGGTGCTACGTGCAGAGCGGCATCGAGGCCGCGGCCAGGGCCGCCGGCGCCGAGGTGAGCCACATCGACGAGCGGCGCTTCCGCGAGGTGAAGATCCCCAGGGGCGTGGCGATCCAGGCCTGGCCCATCTACATCGACGTCCTCGAGGCGGACAAGCTCATCAACGTCCCCATCGCCAAGCACCACAGCCTGGGCAGGCTCACCCTCTCCCTGAAGAACTGGATGGGCGTGATGGGCGAGAACCGGGGCCGCATCCACCAGCGCCTGGACGAGACCCTGGTGGACATCGCCACCGTCGTCCGGCCCTGCCTGACGGTGCTGGACGCGGTGCGCATCCTAACCGCCCACGGCCCGGTGGGCGGGAACCTCGCCGACGTCAAGCGCCTCGACACGGTCGTGGCCGGCACGGACCAGATCGCCGTCGACGCCTACGGCGCCACCCTCTTCGGCCTGACCGGCGCGGACCTGGGCTACGTGCGGGAAGGCGCCCGCCGGGGCCTCGGGGTCATGGACCTCGGCAGGCTCGTCGTGAAGAAGCTCGAGGCCTAG
- a CDS encoding acyl carrier protein: MALDTTSVAPKIREYIARNFLFSDQGYGYGDESSFLEEGIIDSLGIIELVSFVEKEFGISVSDSELLPDNFDSVAKLSAYVAGKSLKAS, encoded by the coding sequence ATGGCTTTGGACACGACCTCTGTTGCTCCGAAGATCCGCGAGTACATCGCGAGAAACTTCCTCTTCAGCGACCAGGGCTACGGCTACGGCGACGAGTCCTCCTTCCTCGAGGAGGGGATCATCGATTCCCTGGGGATCATCGAACTGGTCTCCTTCGTCGAGAAGGAGTTCGGCATCTCCGTGAGCGACAGCGAGCTGCTGCCCGACAATTTCGATTCGGTGGCGAAGCTGAGCGCGTACGTGGCGGGCAAGTCGCTAAAGGCCTCCTGA
- a CDS encoding aldo/keto reductase, which produces MDYGTLGRTGLKVSRIAFGAGPIGYLGASGEQAGQVLNLLLDRGVNLIDTAAAYLGSEELIGRAVGHRRGDFVLLSKCGRKVEGIEGEDWSAKVVAATVDRSLRRLGTDHLDVMLLHSCTREVLEKGEALGALLRAREAGKIRFAGYSGDNDAAAFAVGLPGVDVLMCSVNLCDQVNLEGAVPAAARAGTGVIAKRPVANGAWKPAEAQQGIYRDYVKPYAERFAAMALDPRELGFEGEDPWMEIALRFTLAQPGVDVVSIGTTRPANAEANLRLLEKGPLDPAAAERIRAAFRKARGRASTPWPGLT; this is translated from the coding sequence ATGGACTACGGGACGCTGGGCAGGACGGGGCTGAAGGTGTCGCGCATCGCCTTCGGCGCGGGTCCCATCGGGTACCTGGGCGCGAGCGGGGAACAGGCGGGACAGGTGCTCAACCTGCTCCTGGACCGCGGGGTGAACCTCATCGACACGGCGGCGGCCTATCTGGGCTCGGAGGAGCTCATCGGCAGGGCCGTGGGCCACCGCCGCGGGGACTTCGTCCTGCTCTCCAAGTGCGGCCGGAAGGTGGAGGGGATCGAGGGGGAGGACTGGTCGGCGAAGGTCGTCGCGGCGACCGTGGACCGGTCCCTGCGCCGCCTGGGCACGGATCACCTGGACGTGATGCTGCTCCATTCCTGCACCCGGGAGGTGCTGGAGAAGGGGGAGGCCCTGGGGGCCCTCCTCCGGGCCCGGGAGGCCGGGAAGATCCGCTTCGCGGGCTATTCGGGGGACAACGACGCGGCCGCCTTCGCCGTGGGCCTCCCGGGGGTGGACGTGCTCATGTGCTCGGTGAACCTCTGCGACCAGGTCAACCTGGAAGGGGCGGTTCCCGCCGCCGCCAGGGCCGGCACGGGCGTCATCGCCAAGCGCCCCGTGGCCAACGGGGCCTGGAAGCCCGCCGAGGCCCAGCAGGGCATCTACCGGGACTACGTGAAGCCCTACGCGGAGCGGTTCGCAGCCATGGCGCTGGACCCGCGGGAGCTGGGCTTCGAGGGGGAGGACCCCTGGATGGAGATCGCCCTGCGCTTCACCCTGGCCCAGCCCGGGGTCGACGTCGTCTCCATCGGCACCACCCGCCCGGCCAACGCCGAGGCCAATCTCCGCCTCCTGGAGAAGGGCCCGCTGGACCCGGCCGCGGCGGAGCGCATCCGCGCCGCGTTCCGGAAGGCCCGGGGCCGCGCCTCCACGCCCTGGCCGGGCCTGACCTGA
- the rlmF gene encoding 23S rRNA (adenine(1618)-N(6))-methyltransferase RlmF, translating into MIRKTVPGTGAKPGLHPRNRHRERYDIPALVEACPELSPFLRPNPLGEPTIDFADPAAVRTLNRALLASAYGIRGWDLPGGFLCPPVPGRADYLHHLADLLATGGSPPRGPGVRILDVGVGANAIYPLVGHREYGWTFLGTDIDPAALASARAILAANPGLEDAIELRLQKDPRRILAGVVLPGETFEACMCNPPFHGSPAEAREGTQRKWRNLGRSSAPVLNFGGQGAELWCEGGEVAFVGRMVEESAERPDCCRWFTSLLSKSASLPPVQAALRRAGAGRVRVVEMSQGQKRSRIVAWGF; encoded by the coding sequence ATGATTCGAAAGACCGTCCCTGGAACCGGTGCCAAACCGGGGCTCCATCCCCGAAACCGCCACCGTGAACGCTACGACATCCCGGCCCTGGTGGAGGCCTGCCCGGAGCTGTCCCCCTTCCTCCGGCCCAATCCCCTGGGGGAACCCACCATCGACTTCGCGGACCCCGCGGCCGTGCGCACCCTGAACCGGGCCCTCCTGGCTTCGGCCTACGGGATCCGGGGCTGGGATCTACCCGGAGGCTTCCTGTGCCCCCCCGTCCCGGGGCGGGCCGACTACCTGCACCACCTGGCCGACCTCCTGGCCACGGGCGGGTCCCCCCCCCGGGGTCCCGGGGTCCGGATCCTGGACGTGGGGGTTGGGGCCAACGCCATCTATCCCCTGGTGGGCCACCGGGAGTACGGCTGGACCTTCCTGGGCACGGACATCGACCCCGCGGCCCTGGCCAGCGCCCGCGCCATCCTCGCGGCCAACCCGGGCCTGGAGGACGCGATCGAGCTCCGCCTCCAGAAGGACCCGCGGCGGATCCTGGCCGGGGTCGTGCTGCCGGGCGAGACGTTCGAGGCCTGCATGTGCAATCCGCCCTTCCACGGCTCCCCGGCCGAGGCAAGGGAGGGGACCCAGCGCAAGTGGCGCAACCTGGGACGGTCCTCCGCGCCGGTGCTGAACTTCGGGGGCCAGGGCGCCGAGCTCTGGTGCGAGGGCGGGGAGGTGGCCTTCGTGGGCCGGATGGTGGAGGAGAGCGCCGAGCGGCCGGACTGCTGCCGCTGGTTCACCAGCCTCCTGTCCAAGTCCGCCAGCCTCCCCCCGGTGCAGGCCGCCCTGCGCCGGGCCGGGGCGGGCCGGGTGCGGGTCGTGGAGATGAGCCAGGGGCAGAAGCGCAGCCGGATCGTCGCCTGGGGCTTCTGA
- the asnB gene encoding asparagine synthase (glutamine-hydrolyzing): MCGVVGFCGLGASAPAEASVLRAMLGTIRHRGPDQFGIYLDGRTGLGNARLSIIDLSTGQQPISNEDGTLWIVFNGEIFNHPELREELEALGHRYATSCDTETVLHAYEEYGPRCLSKFNGQFAIAIWDTVKRTLFLARDRLGVRPLFYAEAGGSLVFGSEIKAVLAHPAVAAEADPAALDEIFTYWSTLSPRTFFKGVRELPPGNFMLVRDGRVAIEPWWELTFPEPGPVRSVEDCAAELRELLIDATRLRLRADVPVGAYLSGGLDSSTITAIIRTFTTNPLETFSIAFDDPAFDESGFQASMAKSLGTNHHVVRASHADIGRIFPEVVWHAETPLMRTSPAPMFLLSGLVRRKNFKVVLTGEGADEFMAGYDLFKEAKIRRFWAARPDSKMRQDLFSRIYPWIAGLTKGNANYASAFFGMGLSETDARDYSHAIRWRTTSRAKRFFSAGFLERAGGTRGPAYPDGFDGWDPLHQAQYLEISIFLSQYLLSSQSDRMAMGHSVEGRFPFLDYRMVEFCNRLPPALKLQGLTEKFLLKEVSREWLPPEITDRPKQPFRAPIQRAFFGDSAPDYMEELLSPAAVADTGYFNPRAVEHLVTKLKQGHAHSETDDMALAGIISTQLLHRQFLSGFKPSPPLDASDDVKLVAGPGASQQD, encoded by the coding sequence ATGTGCGGCGTGGTCGGCTTCTGCGGCCTGGGGGCATCGGCCCCGGCCGAGGCTTCGGTGCTGCGCGCCATGCTGGGGACCATCCGCCACCGCGGCCCCGACCAGTTCGGCATCTATCTGGACGGCCGGACCGGCCTGGGCAACGCCCGGCTCAGCATCATCGACCTGAGCACCGGCCAGCAGCCCATCTCCAACGAGGACGGGACCCTCTGGATCGTCTTCAACGGCGAGATCTTCAACCACCCCGAGCTCCGCGAGGAGCTGGAGGCCCTGGGCCACCGCTACGCCACCTCCTGCGACACCGAGACGGTCCTCCACGCCTATGAGGAGTACGGCCCCCGGTGCCTGTCGAAGTTCAACGGCCAGTTCGCCATCGCCATCTGGGACACCGTGAAGCGGACCCTGTTCCTGGCCCGGGACCGCCTCGGGGTGCGGCCCCTCTTCTACGCCGAGGCCGGGGGAAGCCTGGTCTTCGGCTCGGAGATCAAGGCCGTCCTCGCCCACCCGGCGGTGGCGGCGGAGGCGGATCCCGCCGCCCTGGACGAGATCTTCACCTACTGGAGCACCCTGTCGCCCCGCACCTTCTTCAAGGGCGTGCGGGAGCTGCCGCCGGGCAACTTCATGCTGGTCAGGGACGGCCGCGTGGCCATCGAGCCCTGGTGGGAACTCACCTTCCCCGAGCCGGGCCCGGTCCGGTCCGTGGAGGACTGCGCCGCCGAGCTGCGGGAGCTCCTCATCGACGCCACCCGGCTGCGCCTCCGGGCGGACGTGCCCGTGGGGGCCTACCTCAGCGGGGGGCTCGATTCCTCCACCATCACGGCCATCATCCGCACCTTCACCACCAACCCGCTGGAGACCTTCTCCATCGCCTTCGACGACCCGGCCTTCGACGAGAGCGGCTTCCAGGCCAGCATGGCGAAGTCCCTGGGGACGAACCACCACGTGGTCCGCGCGAGCCACGCCGACATCGGGCGGATCTTCCCGGAGGTCGTCTGGCACGCCGAGACGCCCCTCATGCGGACGTCCCCGGCGCCCATGTTCCTGCTTTCGGGGCTCGTGCGGCGGAAGAACTTCAAGGTCGTGCTCACCGGCGAGGGCGCCGACGAGTTCATGGCAGGCTACGACCTCTTCAAGGAGGCCAAGATCCGCCGCTTCTGGGCGGCCCGGCCCGATTCGAAGATGCGCCAGGACCTGTTCAGCCGCATCTACCCCTGGATCGCGGGCCTCACCAAGGGCAACGCGAACTACGCCTCGGCCTTCTTCGGCATGGGCCTTTCCGAGACGGACGCCCGGGACTATTCCCACGCCATCCGCTGGCGCACCACTTCCCGGGCCAAGCGCTTCTTCAGCGCCGGCTTCCTGGAGCGTGCGGGAGGGACACGCGGCCCCGCCTACCCGGACGGCTTCGACGGGTGGGACCCGCTCCACCAGGCCCAGTACCTGGAGATATCCATCTTCCTGTCCCAGTACCTCCTGTCGTCCCAGAGCGACCGCATGGCCATGGGCCATTCCGTCGAGGGGCGGTTCCCGTTCCTCGACTACCGCATGGTGGAGTTCTGCAACCGCCTCCCCCCCGCCCTCAAGCTCCAGGGGCTGACCGAGAAGTTCCTGCTCAAGGAGGTGAGCCGCGAGTGGCTGCCCCCGGAGATCACGGACCGGCCCAAGCAGCCCTTCCGGGCCCCCATCCAGCGGGCCTTTTTCGGCGATTCGGCGCCGGACTACATGGAGGAGCTCCTCTCCCCCGCCGCCGTCGCCGATACGGGGTACTTCAACCCGCGGGCCGTGGAGCACCTGGTCACCAAGCTCAAGCAGGGCCACGCCCACAGCGAGACCGACGACATGGCCCTGGCCGGCATCATCTCCACCCAGCTTCTTCACCGCCAGTTCCTTTCGGGCTTCAAGCCCTCCCCCCCCCTGGACGCCTCCGACGACGTCAAGCTCGTCGCCGGGCCCGGGGCATCGCAGCAGGACTGA
- a CDS encoding class I SAM-dependent methyltransferase, protein MSDVDLDGLKAKVEALLVPVAGSEAGAEAARIIAAARGMAPADAEAQVLAWSGKRAEGAPLGLVLGRQPFLGVELLTGSDVLAAREETEILGREVLAALEAAGEGGLRMIDMGCGSGNLGCAVAVLQPRVRVWASDLTESCAALTRENVGLHGLEDRVQVSRGDLFEPLKGRGLEGTMDVVAMNPPYIPSTSLEKTHAGLLRHEPREAFDGGPYGISIVSRFLQEAPAFLKPGGRVLFEFGLGQARLIQALVAKNPAYAGCRFATDAAGEARVAVLTT, encoded by the coding sequence ATGTCTGACGTGGATCTGGACGGGCTCAAGGCGAAGGTGGAAGCGCTCCTGGTCCCGGTCGCGGGGAGCGAGGCCGGCGCGGAGGCCGCGCGGATCATCGCCGCCGCCCGCGGCATGGCTCCGGCGGACGCCGAGGCCCAGGTGCTGGCCTGGTCCGGGAAGCGCGCGGAAGGCGCGCCCCTGGGCCTGGTGCTCGGCAGGCAGCCCTTCCTCGGGGTCGAACTGCTCACGGGCAGCGACGTCCTGGCCGCCCGGGAGGAGACGGAGATCCTGGGGCGCGAGGTCCTGGCCGCGCTCGAGGCGGCCGGGGAGGGCGGGCTCCGCATGATCGACATGGGCTGCGGCTCGGGAAACCTGGGCTGCGCGGTGGCCGTGCTCCAGCCCCGGGTGCGGGTCTGGGCCTCCGACCTCACCGAGAGCTGCGCGGCCCTCACCCGCGAGAACGTCGGCCTGCACGGCCTGGAGGACCGCGTCCAGGTGTCGCGGGGGGACCTCTTCGAGCCTCTCAAGGGCCGGGGCCTGGAGGGCACCATGGACGTGGTAGCCATGAACCCGCCCTACATCCCTTCCACGTCCCTGGAGAAGACGCACGCCGGCCTCCTGCGCCACGAGCCCCGGGAGGCCTTCGACGGCGGCCCCTACGGCATCTCCATCGTCTCCCGCTTCCTCCAGGAGGCCCCCGCCTTCCTGAAGCCCGGGGGGCGCGTGCTGTTCGAGTTCGGACTGGGCCAGGCCCGGCTGATCCAGGCGCTGGTGGCCAAGAACCCGGCCTACGCCGGCTGCCGCTTCGCCACGGACGCGGCGGGGGAAGCCCGGGTGGCGGTCCTCACGACCTAG
- a CDS encoding class I adenylate-forming enzyme family protein, with the protein MLVHQFLSAAAARLPDKVALVCGKQRVTYAELEEMSNRLGRALTEGGVGRGDRVAIHLHNSVEAVAGIFGTLKAGGTFVFINASTKLDKLKFILNNCRASALLMDERVVGFQDLWSDVPSLILGVSCFSTRPAEGRVRTFEEIQSEASGAPLPIVNIDLDLACLVYTSGSTGEPKGVMCDHSNVDFASTSIITYLENREEDVVLGVLPLSFDYGLYQLLMTVKFGGTLVLERSFTYPALILQRIQEERVTGLPGVPTIFAMILALDRSSFDLSSLRYLTNTAAALPPSHIQDLRAAFPGTTLYSMYGLTETKRTLYLPPSELDARPGSVGIPIPGTEAWLEDGTGRRLGPGETGELVVRGRHVMRGYWEAPEATARRYRPGPIPGERLCYSGDLFRTDADGFFYFVGRQDDIIKSRGEKVPPKEVENVLHMLPGVLAAVVGVPDPMAGQVIKACVVCTGAKLTEAEVIAHCRRHLEDFMVPRYVEFMAELPMTSSGKISKLGLV; encoded by the coding sequence ATGCTGGTCCATCAATTCCTCTCGGCTGCGGCAGCCCGCCTACCTGACAAGGTCGCGCTGGTGTGCGGCAAGCAGCGGGTCACCTACGCGGAGCTGGAGGAGATGTCCAACCGCCTGGGCCGTGCCCTGACGGAAGGCGGCGTCGGCCGGGGGGACCGGGTGGCCATCCACCTGCACAACTCGGTGGAAGCGGTGGCGGGGATCTTCGGGACCCTGAAGGCCGGCGGAACCTTCGTCTTCATCAACGCCTCCACCAAGCTGGACAAGTTGAAGTTCATCCTCAACAACTGCCGTGCCTCGGCGCTGCTCATGGACGAGCGGGTGGTGGGCTTCCAGGACCTCTGGTCCGACGTCCCTTCCCTGATCCTGGGCGTGTCCTGTTTCTCCACCCGCCCGGCGGAGGGCCGCGTCCGGACCTTCGAGGAGATCCAGTCGGAGGCCTCCGGGGCGCCCCTGCCCATCGTCAACATCGACCTGGACCTGGCCTGCCTGGTGTACACCTCCGGCAGCACCGGCGAGCCCAAGGGCGTCATGTGCGACCACAGCAACGTGGACTTCGCCTCGACCTCGATCATCACCTACCTGGAGAACCGCGAGGAGGACGTCGTCCTGGGCGTGCTGCCGCTCTCCTTCGACTACGGCCTCTACCAGCTCCTGATGACCGTCAAGTTCGGCGGGACGCTGGTGCTGGAGCGCAGCTTCACCTATCCTGCCCTGATCCTCCAGCGGATCCAGGAGGAGCGCGTCACGGGCCTCCCCGGCGTGCCCACCATCTTCGCGATGATCCTGGCCCTGGACCGCAGCTCCTTCGACCTCTCCAGCCTGCGCTACCTCACCAACACCGCCGCGGCGCTGCCGCCCAGCCACATCCAGGACCTGCGGGCCGCGTTCCCGGGCACCACCCTCTATTCGATGTACGGCCTCACCGAGACCAAGCGCACCCTCTACCTCCCGCCTTCGGAACTGGATGCCAGGCCCGGCTCGGTGGGCATCCCCATCCCCGGCACCGAGGCGTGGCTCGAGGACGGCACGGGCCGGAGGCTGGGTCCGGGCGAGACCGGCGAACTGGTGGTGCGGGGCCGCCACGTGATGCGGGGCTACTGGGAGGCCCCCGAGGCCACCGCCCGCCGCTACCGGCCCGGCCCGATCCCCGGCGAGCGCCTCTGCTACTCCGGCGACCTCTTCCGGACGGACGCGGACGGCTTCTTCTATTTCGTGGGCCGCCAGGACGACATCATCAAGAGCCGGGGCGAGAAGGTCCCGCCCAAGGAGGTGGAGAACGTGCTCCACATGCTGCCCGGGGTGCTGGCCGCCGTGGTGGGCGTTCCCGATCCCATGGCCGGGCAGGTGATCAAGGCGTGCGTCGTCTGCACGGGCGCCAAGCTGACGGAGGCCGAGGTCATCGCCCATTGCCGCCGGCATCTGGAGGACTTCATGGTGCCGAGGTACGTCGAGTTCATGGCGGAACTTCCCATGACCTCCTCCGGGAAGATCAGCAAGCTCGGGTTGGTCTAG
- a CDS encoding isoprenylcysteine carboxylmethyltransferase family protein: MRPPLPPILFSTCLLAGWAAGRFHPLNLGPFPFRTPLTILLLVLPLVLAAWALLTFRRHRTTPEPHGTPTAMVEDGPYRFTRNPMYLSLVILLTGFALLLDSLWVLVLVPVLAGLLDRLIIPGEEARLQRIFGEVYTGYTRRVRRWI; this comes from the coding sequence ATGAGACCGCCGCTGCCGCCGATCCTCTTCTCCACATGCCTGTTGGCTGGCTGGGCTGCCGGGAGGTTCCACCCCCTGAACCTGGGCCCCTTCCCTTTCCGGACTCCGCTCACGATCCTGCTCCTGGTCCTGCCCCTGGTCCTGGCCGCCTGGGCCCTGCTCACCTTCCGCCGCCACCGCACGACGCCCGAACCCCACGGGACCCCCACCGCCATGGTGGAGGACGGTCCCTACCGCTTCACCCGCAACCCGATGTATTTGAGCCTGGTGATCCTGCTCACGGGCTTCGCCCTCCTGCTGGATTCCCTGTGGGTGCTTGTCCTGGTGCCGGTGCTGGCGGGGCTCCTGGACCGGCTGATCATTCCCGGCGAGGAGGCGCGGCTCCAGAGGATCTTCGGGGAGGTCTACACCGGCTACACCCGGCGCGTGAGGCGCTGGATCTAG
- a CDS encoding 3-oxoacyl-ACP synthase III family protein translates to MAIQTIIVGTGRHIPAVIVPNSAFMHHQFHGPDHQPIDKPNEEILEQFEAITGIHERRYAPDDLLTSDMAFLAAEDALASSGIDRESLDGLIVAHNFGNVRPNAHRSDLVPSLAARVKARLGIRNPGAVAFDLVFGCPGWLQGVIQTDCMIRAGAARRVLVMGADTLSRVSDPHDRDSLIYADGAGAVILEGREGEPGEGILAHAARSDTFEHSTMLLMGPSYRDSAFLEAFFLKMEGRKLYRYALHHVAGAVKDCLDKAGVDLRTVAKVLIHQANLKMDEAILEALCRLAGLEGAPPGLMPMTISWLGNSSVATIPTMLDLILKGDLEGHAIRPGDTVVFASVGAGMNINAVVYRFPRS, encoded by the coding sequence ATGGCGATCCAGACCATCATCGTGGGCACCGGCAGGCACATTCCGGCCGTCATCGTTCCGAATTCGGCCTTCATGCACCATCAGTTCCACGGTCCCGACCACCAACCGATCGACAAGCCCAACGAGGAGATCCTCGAACAGTTCGAGGCCATCACCGGCATCCATGAGCGGCGCTACGCGCCCGACGACCTCCTGACTTCGGACATGGCCTTCCTGGCCGCCGAGGACGCCCTGGCTTCCTCGGGCATCGACCGGGAGTCCCTGGACGGGCTCATCGTGGCCCACAATTTCGGCAACGTCCGCCCCAACGCCCACCGGTCGGATCTCGTGCCGTCCCTGGCCGCGCGGGTCAAGGCGCGCCTGGGCATCCGGAACCCCGGCGCCGTGGCCTTCGATCTGGTCTTCGGGTGCCCGGGCTGGCTCCAGGGCGTGATCCAGACCGACTGCATGATCCGCGCGGGCGCGGCCCGGCGGGTGCTGGTCATGGGCGCCGACACCCTCTCGAGGGTCTCGGACCCCCACGACCGGGACAGCCTGATCTACGCCGACGGCGCCGGCGCCGTGATCCTCGAGGGCCGCGAGGGGGAGCCCGGCGAGGGCATCCTGGCCCACGCGGCCCGCTCCGACACCTTCGAGCACTCCACCATGCTGCTCATGGGCCCTTCCTACCGGGACTCGGCCTTCCTCGAGGCCTTCTTCCTGAAGATGGAGGGCCGCAAGCTCTACCGCTACGCCCTCCACCACGTGGCCGGCGCCGTGAAGGACTGCCTGGACAAGGCCGGCGTGGACCTGCGGACGGTCGCCAAGGTCCTCATCCACCAGGCCAACCTCAAGATGGACGAGGCGATCCTGGAGGCGCTGTGCCGGCTCGCGGGCCTGGAGGGCGCCCCTCCCGGGCTCATGCCCATGACCATCTCCTGGCTGGGCAACAGCTCCGTGGCGACGATCCCCACGATGCTGGACCTGATCCTCAAGGGCGACCTGGAGGGCCACGCGATCAGGCCCGGCGACACGGTGGTGTTCGCCTCGGTGGGGGCGGGGATGAACATCAACGCCGTGGTGTACCGCTTCCCTAGGTCGTGA
- the nadE gene encoding NAD(+) synthase, with product MAMNRHILDIDPAAETDRIVTWLRENMRGLHKTGAVMGISGGIDSSVCLALCVKAFGPERVVPLILPEKDSEPASEDLARMLAAHYGLTPIKEVITPALDGFDCYGRRDEAIARVFPEFDARKGYLAKIVLPPGLLDNGTLNVYSLTIITPDGIEKTARLGPAEFAQIVAASNFKQRTRTAMLYYHAELRNHAVVGTPNKNEHDQGFFVKFGDGGVDLKPIVHLYKTQVYQLAAHLDVPRIIQERTPTSDTYSAPATQEEFFFRMPFATMDLLWYAQENGISLEETAQALDLSPAQVRNAFDDFNRKTRATHYLRTPPLDMAGMERPAPARS from the coding sequence ATGGCAATGAACAGGCACATCCTCGACATCGATCCCGCCGCGGAGACGGACCGCATCGTGACGTGGCTCAGGGAGAACATGCGGGGCCTCCACAAGACCGGCGCCGTCATGGGGATCAGCGGCGGCATCGACTCCTCCGTTTGCCTTGCGCTCTGCGTCAAGGCCTTCGGCCCCGAGCGCGTGGTGCCCCTCATCCTTCCCGAGAAGGACTCGGAGCCGGCGTCGGAGGACCTGGCCCGCATGCTGGCGGCCCACTACGGCCTCACCCCCATCAAGGAGGTCATCACCCCCGCCCTGGACGGCTTCGACTGCTACGGGCGCCGCGACGAGGCGATCGCGCGGGTGTTCCCAGAGTTCGACGCCCGCAAGGGCTACCTGGCCAAGATCGTGCTTCCGCCGGGCCTGCTGGACAACGGCACCCTGAACGTCTATTCCCTCACCATCATCACCCCGGACGGCATCGAGAAGACGGCGCGCCTTGGCCCGGCGGAGTTCGCCCAGATCGTGGCCGCATCCAACTTCAAGCAGCGCACCCGCACCGCCATGCTCTACTACCACGCCGAACTGCGGAACCACGCGGTGGTGGGCACGCCCAACAAGAACGAGCACGACCAGGGGTTCTTCGTGAAGTTCGGCGACGGGGGCGTGGACCTCAAGCCCATCGTGCACCTCTACAAGACCCAGGTGTACCAGCTGGCGGCCCACCTGGACGTGCCGCGCATCATCCAGGAGCGCACCCCCACCTCGGACACCTACAGCGCCCCCGCCACCCAGGAGGAGTTCTTCTTCCGCATGCCCTTCGCCACCATGGACCTGCTCTGGTACGCCCAGGAGAACGGCATCAGCCTGGAGGAGACCGCCCAGGCCCTGGACCTCTCCCCCGCGCAGGTGCGCAACGCCTTCGACGACTTCAACCGGAAGACCCGGGCCACCCACTACCTGCGCACGCCCCCTCTGGACATGGCGGGCATGGAGCGGCCCGCCCCGGCCAGGAGCTGA
- a CDS encoding cold-shock protein, with amino-acid sequence MAQGTVKWFNAEKGFGFITPDGGGADLFVHHTAIQGSGFKTLDENQRVSFESGQGQKGPQAINVTKL; translated from the coding sequence ATGGCTCAAGGTACTGTTAAGTGGTTCAACGCTGAAAAGGGTTTCGGCTTCATCACCCCCGATGGTGGTGGCGCTGACCTGTTCGTCCATCACACCGCCATCCAGGGTTCGGGCTTCAAGACGCTGGACGAGAACCAGCGCGTGAGCTTCGAGAGCGGACAGGGCCAGAAGGGCCCCCAGGCGATCAACGTCACCAAGCTCTAG